Proteins encoded by one window of Paenibacillus sp. DCT19:
- a CDS encoding flagellar FlbD family protein, which translates to MISVTRLNGSPMWLNALMVEIVEETPDTYITLVTGKRLIVLEKADEVISKIKEYNREIGVQAATIKVQQTEES; encoded by the coding sequence ATGATTTCGGTGACGCGGTTAAATGGTTCTCCCATGTGGTTGAATGCGCTGATGGTGGAAATTGTTGAAGAGACGCCAGATACGTATATAACTCTTGTCACAGGAAAGAGACTCATTGTGCTGGAAAAGGCGGATGAAGTCATTTCCAAAATTAAAGAATACAACCGTGAAATTGGGGTTCAGGCGGCCACCATCAAAGTGCAACAAACGGAGGAATCCTGA